Proteins encoded within one genomic window of Kibdelosporangium phytohabitans:
- a CDS encoding TetR/AcrR family transcriptional regulator has protein sequence MPPRRTFEDGRNFREHLITTAAAMIAEHGTAGLTVRAIAKQARVADGLLYNHFTDKEELLAEALREHVRTVENGLGTLPEPGTGTIERNLAAQLTYGLALHKAILPAFAGLIGQPAVLERLSQNEEDSWRDRLAGYLEAEQRQGRLRPDADTGAATALIVGICHETVLSSLLPHTPATRAASVDAIVATVLSGIA, from the coding sequence ATGCCGCCACGCAGAACGTTCGAGGACGGCCGCAACTTCCGTGAGCACCTGATCACGACCGCCGCCGCGATGATCGCCGAGCACGGTACCGCCGGGTTGACCGTGCGGGCGATCGCCAAACAGGCACGCGTCGCGGACGGCTTGCTGTACAACCATTTCACCGACAAGGAAGAGTTGCTCGCCGAGGCGTTGCGCGAACACGTGCGTACGGTCGAGAACGGGCTGGGCACGCTGCCCGAACCGGGAACCGGCACGATCGAGCGCAACCTGGCGGCGCAGCTCACCTACGGTCTCGCCCTGCACAAGGCGATCCTTCCCGCGTTCGCCGGGCTGATCGGCCAGCCCGCCGTCCTCGAACGCCTGTCGCAGAACGAAGAGGACAGTTGGCGGGACCGGCTGGCCGGGTACCTCGAGGCGGAGCAGCGACAAGGGCGGCTGCGGCCGGACGCGGACACCGGTGCGGCGACAGCGCTGATCGTCGGGATCTGCCACGAGACCGTGCTGTCAAGCCTGTTGCCGCACACGCCGGCAACCCGCGCGGCCTCTGTGGACGCGATCGTGGCGACGGTACTGAGCGGCATCGCGTGA
- a CDS encoding class I SAM-dependent methyltransferase, translating into MTVVNTAQSEAWNGYEGRHWASHDARYDAMNGGFNPFVLGVIEPADRVLDIGCGNGQLTRLAARAGRSATGVDLSGPMLATARARAADVPNVGFVQGDAQVHPFETAAYDIAISRFGITFFADPIAAFSNIRRALAPGGRLAFLCMTALRGTDLGAVFDTMVDYLPWPTGDDGTGPTAFADPERTESVLTAAGYTDFACTKVEADQVWGSDVADAAEFISDWGPVRYHMGLAGPDNAAQARQALTEVLQRFVTPSAVALRGQAWLVQANA; encoded by the coding sequence ATGACGGTCGTGAACACCGCGCAGTCGGAGGCGTGGAACGGGTACGAAGGGCGGCACTGGGCGTCGCACGACGCCCGGTACGACGCGATGAACGGCGGTTTCAACCCGTTCGTCCTCGGCGTGATCGAGCCTGCGGACCGGGTGCTGGACATCGGGTGCGGCAACGGACAGCTCACGAGGTTGGCCGCGCGGGCGGGTAGATCGGCGACAGGCGTCGATCTGTCCGGGCCGATGCTCGCGACCGCCAGGGCTCGTGCGGCCGACGTGCCGAACGTGGGATTCGTGCAGGGCGACGCGCAGGTGCATCCGTTCGAGACCGCTGCGTACGACATCGCGATCAGCCGGTTCGGGATCACTTTCTTCGCAGATCCGATCGCCGCGTTCAGCAACATCCGCCGTGCGCTCGCACCTGGTGGCCGGTTGGCTTTCCTGTGCATGACGGCGTTGCGGGGGACCGATCTGGGCGCGGTGTTCGACACCATGGTCGACTACCTGCCGTGGCCGACGGGTGACGACGGCACAGGGCCCACTGCTTTCGCCGATCCCGAGCGGACCGAGTCCGTGCTGACCGCCGCTGGTTACACGGATTTCGCCTGTACCAAGGTGGAAGCCGACCAGGTCTGGGGCAGCGACGTCGCCGACGCGGCCGAGTTCATCAGCGACTGGGGACCGGTGCGGTACCACATGGGCCTCGCCGGTCCGGACAACGCGGCGCAGGCGCGGCAGGCCCTGACCGAGGTGCTGCAGCGGTTCGTGACGCCCAGCGCTGTGGCCCTGCGCGGGCAGGCCTGGCTCGTTCAGGCGAACGCCTGA
- a CDS encoding spermidine synthase, which yields MSKSHKVRGGRCDVRFGMAELIRDLDRPDGWLLSVDGVAQSYVDLDDPTHLEFDYVRQIGDVIDLLPAGPLTTVHIGGGACTLPRYIAATRPGSRQLVLDPDEQLIEFVRERLDLRGVPALRVRIADGRAGIATRGDDSADLIVLDAFVSASMPSGLATAEFAREVRRVLRPGGTYIMNVSDGPGLRFVRRVIAAVTDVFEDVLMVGEPGVLRGRRFGNLVVAAATSGLPTEELASRAASAVFPSRLTAGEKLREFHRGAKPLTDADQVAGPTPPETAFT from the coding sequence ATGTCGAAGAGCCACAAGGTGCGCGGGGGGCGCTGTGACGTGCGCTTCGGCATGGCCGAGCTGATCAGGGACCTCGACCGGCCGGACGGCTGGCTGCTGAGCGTCGACGGCGTCGCCCAGTCCTACGTCGACCTGGACGACCCGACCCACCTGGAGTTCGACTACGTCCGCCAGATCGGCGACGTGATCGACCTGCTGCCCGCCGGGCCGCTGACGACTGTGCACATCGGCGGCGGCGCGTGCACGCTGCCCCGCTACATCGCGGCGACCAGGCCAGGATCGCGGCAGCTCGTGCTGGACCCCGACGAGCAGCTGATCGAGTTCGTCAGGGAACGTCTCGACCTGCGCGGTGTCCCCGCGTTGCGGGTGCGGATCGCCGACGGGCGTGCAGGGATCGCCACCCGTGGCGACGACTCGGCCGACTTGATCGTGCTGGACGCGTTCGTGTCCGCGTCGATGCCGAGCGGGCTGGCGACTGCCGAGTTCGCACGCGAAGTCCGGCGGGTCCTGCGGCCTGGCGGCACGTACATCATGAACGTCTCCGACGGACCAGGCTTGCGGTTCGTGCGCCGGGTGATCGCCGCGGTGACCGACGTGTTCGAGGACGTCCTGATGGTCGGCGAACCAGGTGTACTGCGGGGGCGCCGGTTCGGGAACCTGGTCGTGGCCGCCGCGACCTCAGGACTGCCGACGGAAGAACTGGCATCCCGCGCCGCGTCCGCCGTATTCCCGTCCCGGCTGACCGCGGGGGAGAAGCTGCGCGAGTTCCACCGTGGCGCAAAACCGCTCACCGACGCCGATCAGGTCGCCGGGCCGACTCCACCCGAGACAGCTTTCACCTAG
- a CDS encoding nitroreductase family protein — protein MLFYTSVFGRNQWKYSNIARSYRVLLLDVGHLSQTVYLVTTALGLGMTFTAACRDEIIEEPLGFDAATEAVMGCAAIGSLPQS, from the coding sequence ATGCTGTTCTACACCAGCGTGTTCGGCCGCAACCAGTGGAAGTACAGCAACATCGCGCGCTCGTACCGGGTCCTGCTGCTCGATGTCGGACACCTGAGCCAGACGGTCTATCTGGTAACCACCGCGCTGGGCCTGGGAATGACGTTCACCGCCGCGTGCCGGGACGAGATCATCGAGGAACCCCTGGGGTTCGATGCCGCGACCGAAGCGGTGATGGGCTGCGCCGCCATCGGTTCCCTGCCCCAGTCTTAG
- a CDS encoding L,D-transpeptidase, producing MRARRLVTTVASVPLGLALMVGTAVLAPQQAHAATAPCAATAKACLDLSANQAWLMDNGNVTYGPVPVTHGKAGWETPPGTFKVDRKYRHYRSKQFNAPMPYSVFFNGGIAFHQGSLKQKSHGCVHLSNSAASTFFNTLKIGDQVQVVP from the coding sequence ATGCGAGCACGTCGACTTGTGACGACCGTCGCAAGTGTCCCACTTGGACTGGCGCTCATGGTCGGTACGGCTGTCTTGGCGCCTCAGCAAGCGCACGCGGCGACCGCACCTTGTGCGGCGACCGCGAAAGCGTGTCTCGACCTGTCTGCCAACCAGGCTTGGCTGATGGACAACGGGAACGTCACCTACGGCCCTGTGCCTGTCACGCACGGCAAGGCTGGATGGGAGACGCCGCCTGGAACGTTCAAGGTCGACCGCAAGTACAGGCACTACCGCAGCAAGCAGTTCAACGCGCCGATGCCGTACTCGGTGTTCTTCAACGGCGGCATCGCGTTCCATCAGGGAAGCCTGAAGCAGAAGTCGCACGGGTGCGTGCATCTGTCCAACTCGGCCGCGTCAACGTTCTTCAACACCTTGAAGATCGGTGACCAGGTGCAGGTTGTGCCGTAA
- a CDS encoding FecCD family ABC transporter permease, whose protein sequence is MTRLVVRPAPAVSFTLHKRGVVTGIGLLVALALAAVASLSIGSTFVEPGDVLRALFDIPTWADRLVESRIPRIVLAMVVGAALGLAGALLQGVSRNPLASPDVIGVSQGAGLAASIVIVSGAPIAVLPPLALLGGLGAAAIVLLFGSVRGNRFVLAGIAVAVALRALTEIVIVGAAPIDGQRAQIWIVGTLAGWGYDEALVIAVVIAVLTPVLLWAGRALDTSALSDDVAMAIGVRVGPRRLVMALSGVVLAAFAISQVGAVDFVALAAPQIARRLAKAERPPLFCAAVTGALLTVAADTAARTLFAPNQLPVGVMTAAFGGLYLIWLLVRRKR, encoded by the coding sequence ATGACCCGGCTGGTGGTGCGGCCCGCCCCGGCGGTGTCGTTCACGCTGCACAAACGTGGTGTCGTCACGGGCATCGGGTTGCTGGTCGCGCTGGCGCTCGCGGCGGTGGCCTCGCTGAGCATCGGGTCGACGTTCGTGGAGCCCGGCGACGTGCTGCGCGCCTTGTTCGACATCCCGACCTGGGCGGACCGGCTCGTCGAATCGCGCATCCCCCGGATCGTGCTGGCCATGGTGGTCGGTGCCGCGCTGGGCCTCGCGGGTGCGCTGCTGCAGGGCGTCAGCCGTAATCCGCTGGCCAGCCCGGACGTCATCGGTGTCTCGCAAGGTGCCGGGCTCGCCGCCAGCATCGTGATCGTGTCCGGGGCGCCGATCGCCGTACTGCCGCCGCTGGCGTTGCTCGGCGGACTCGGTGCCGCCGCGATCGTCCTGCTGTTCGGCTCGGTGCGCGGCAACCGCTTCGTGCTGGCCGGGATCGCGGTAGCGGTGGCGTTGCGTGCGCTGACCGAGATCGTGATCGTCGGCGCCGCACCGATCGATGGGCAACGTGCGCAGATCTGGATCGTCGGGACGCTCGCGGGCTGGGGGTACGACGAGGCGCTGGTCATCGCCGTCGTGATCGCGGTGCTCACGCCCGTGCTGTTGTGGGCAGGCCGGGCGTTGGACACCTCGGCCTTGTCCGATGACGTCGCCATGGCGATCGGTGTGCGGGTCGGGCCGCGACGGCTGGTGATGGCGCTGTCCGGCGTGGTCCTCGCTGCGTTCGCCATCTCGCAGGTCGGTGCGGTGGACTTCGTCGCGCTGGCCGCGCCGCAGATCGCCCGGCGGCTGGCCAAGGCCGAACGGCCGCCGCTGTTCTGTGCCGCGGTGACCGGCGCGTTGCTGACCGTCGCCGCCGACACCGCCGCGCGCACCCTGTTCGCGCCCAACCAGCTGCCCGTCGGCGTGATGACTGCCGCGTTCGGCGGCCTGTACCTGATCTGGCTACTGGTGCGCCGAAAGCGCTGA
- a CDS encoding redoxin domain-containing protein: MKALLLAVLLVLAGCAAEPPPSAEPPARQGGGHTPDTLKFTAKTLDDKDFDGTSLAGKPAVIWFWTPWCPRCQGEAPHLGALARQYEGKITFVGVGAQDQVPAMKNFVADNGVSGFTHLADVNASVWTKFGVTQQPAYAFYYADGSLEIVKQQLTETALDDRVGKLTVK, encoded by the coding sequence ATGAAGGCCTTGCTCCTCGCAGTCCTGCTGGTGCTGGCCGGGTGCGCCGCCGAACCGCCGCCCAGCGCGGAGCCGCCCGCCCGGCAAGGCGGCGGCCACACCCCGGACACACTGAAGTTCACTGCGAAGACCTTGGACGACAAGGACTTCGACGGCACGAGCCTGGCGGGCAAGCCCGCGGTGATCTGGTTCTGGACGCCGTGGTGCCCGCGTTGCCAAGGTGAGGCGCCGCACCTGGGCGCCTTGGCCAGGCAGTACGAGGGCAAAATCACTTTCGTCGGCGTCGGCGCGCAGGATCAGGTGCCCGCGATGAAGAACTTCGTCGCGGACAACGGCGTCAGCGGGTTCACCCACCTGGCCGACGTGAACGCGTCGGTCTGGACCAAGTTCGGCGTGACCCAGCAGCCCGCGTACGCGTTCTACTACGCCGACGGCAGCCTGGAGATCGTCAAGCAGCAGCTCACTGAGACCGCGCTGGACGACCGGGTCGGCAAGCTGACGGTCAAGTAG
- a CDS encoding GNAT family N-acetyltransferase, whose protein sequence is MPVLFTAVLPKGTLNALRQPVLAIDDQLALRTWRAQDVPAVRAAFDCPRIQRWHPRRMDSDEEAWEWIAGWTRQWQDEIRTSWAITHNDRAVGQIGLRNIDLEQGAAELSYWVLPEARGAGLAARAVEPMTRWCFDAVGFHRLFLKHSTENMASCRVATTAGYVPEGTLRAAMLHVDGLHDAHVHSRLRTDEGNDDGSA, encoded by the coding sequence ATGCCCGTACTCTTCACGGCTGTCCTGCCCAAGGGCACGCTGAACGCGCTGCGACAGCCGGTGCTCGCGATCGACGACCAACTCGCCTTGCGGACGTGGCGGGCACAGGACGTGCCCGCTGTACGGGCTGCCTTCGACTGCCCCCGGATCCAGCGCTGGCATCCCCGCCGGATGGACTCCGACGAGGAAGCGTGGGAGTGGATCGCCGGTTGGACCAGGCAATGGCAGGACGAGATCAGGACGAGCTGGGCGATCACGCACAACGACCGTGCCGTCGGGCAGATCGGGTTGCGCAACATCGACCTGGAACAGGGCGCCGCCGAGCTGTCGTACTGGGTGTTACCCGAGGCGCGCGGGGCCGGGCTGGCTGCCCGCGCGGTGGAGCCGATGACGAGGTGGTGCTTCGACGCCGTCGGCTTCCACAGGTTGTTCTTGAAGCACTCGACCGAGAACATGGCCTCGTGCCGTGTCGCGACCACCGCGGGCTACGTACCCGAAGGGACGCTGCGCGCAGCGATGCTGCACGTGGACGGCCTGCACGACGCGCATGTGCACTCCCGGCTGCGCACCGACGAAGGGAACGACGATGGGTCTGCTTGA
- a CDS encoding FecCD family ABC transporter permease — translation MGGRRRVPVLVGAVVLAVLAVAASLAVGNLGIPIGDVWRALASPDDSASSLIVQSQRIPRTVLGVAAGAALAVAGVLMQSLTRNPLADPRIMGVSSGASLGVVVAITLFGVETLPGYVWFGILGAFATGMLVYTLAARTRSGSSPVTLALVGAALDASFGAIVVAVLTLDAQTFEQYRFWVIGSLAGRPADVTFTVLPFILAGLVLAVISARGLDVLALGEDVAAGLGNRIAVTRFTAAAGSVLLTGAAVAAAGPIGFVGLAVPHFARALVGSDHRWLLAVSVPLGIAFLLGADVVGRVILLPDEVRAGVITAVLGAPILLFLVRRPRLVTA, via the coding sequence GTGGGCGGACGGCGGCGTGTGCCGGTGCTCGTCGGCGCGGTTGTCCTGGCGGTCCTCGCGGTTGCCGCCAGCCTCGCGGTCGGCAATCTCGGCATCCCGATCGGCGACGTGTGGCGGGCTTTGGCCAGCCCGGACGACTCCGCCAGCAGCCTCATAGTCCAGTCGCAGCGCATACCGCGCACGGTTCTCGGTGTGGCGGCTGGTGCCGCGCTCGCGGTCGCGGGTGTGCTGATGCAGTCGCTGACCCGCAACCCGCTCGCTGATCCGAGGATCATGGGCGTGAGCTCGGGGGCGTCACTGGGTGTCGTCGTCGCGATCACGCTGTTCGGTGTCGAGACGCTGCCCGGGTACGTGTGGTTCGGCATTCTGGGTGCGTTCGCGACCGGCATGCTCGTGTACACGCTCGCGGCGCGGACCCGCAGCGGATCGAGCCCTGTCACGCTGGCGCTGGTCGGAGCCGCCCTGGACGCCTCGTTCGGTGCGATCGTGGTCGCGGTGCTCACGCTGGATGCCCAGACGTTCGAGCAGTACCGGTTCTGGGTGATCGGTTCACTGGCCGGGCGGCCCGCCGACGTCACGTTCACCGTGCTGCCGTTCATCCTCGCCGGACTGGTGCTCGCGGTGATCTCGGCACGCGGCCTGGACGTGCTGGCGCTCGGCGAGGATGTCGCGGCCGGTCTCGGCAACCGGATCGCGGTCACCAGGTTCACCGCTGCCGCCGGATCCGTGCTGCTGACCGGTGCGGCGGTGGCCGCTGCCGGGCCGATCGGGTTCGTCGGGCTGGCCGTGCCGCACTTCGCGCGGGCACTGGTCGGCAGCGACCACCGGTGGCTGCTCGCGGTGAGCGTGCCGCTGGGCATCGCGTTCCTGCTCGGTGCGGACGTCGTCGGCCGCGTGATCCTGCTGCCGGACGAGGTACGGGCGGGCGTGATCACGGCGGTGCTCGGCGCGCCGATCCTGTTGTTCCTGGTTCGTCGGCCGCGGTTGGTGACGGCATGA
- a CDS encoding cytochrome c biogenesis CcdA family protein — protein MEILGFALAAGMLAAVNPCGFAMLPAYLTLVSAGSGLRALAATALMALGFLVVFGVFGLVITPLGTSIQAYTPAVTVVIGLGMAVVGGLMVAGRQFSLLPRTVKGAPTARLPSMFGYGLGYAVVSLSCTIGPFLAVTSATFRAGSVWTGVAAYLVYGLGMALVVGVLAVTVALAGTAFTTGLRRVLPYVQRIGGVILVLAGLYVAYYGVYELLVFHGDQPAKDPIVDAAAALQSQLAVLVDQIGPLAAVIALVVLTGLGLWAARARRR, from the coding sequence GTGGAGATCCTGGGGTTCGCGTTGGCCGCGGGCATGCTCGCCGCGGTCAACCCGTGCGGGTTCGCGATGCTGCCCGCGTATCTGACGTTGGTCTCGGCCGGTTCGGGGTTGCGCGCGCTCGCGGCGACAGCGCTGATGGCACTCGGGTTTCTCGTCGTCTTCGGGGTTTTCGGGCTTGTCATCACGCCGCTGGGCACGTCGATCCAGGCCTACACGCCCGCGGTGACGGTGGTCATCGGGCTGGGCATGGCGGTCGTCGGCGGTCTGATGGTGGCGGGACGGCAGTTCAGCCTGCTACCCAGGACGGTCAAAGGAGCGCCGACGGCCAGGCTGCCGTCGATGTTCGGGTACGGGCTCGGCTACGCGGTCGTCTCCCTGTCCTGCACGATCGGCCCATTTCTCGCGGTGACCAGCGCGACCTTCCGTGCCGGGTCGGTGTGGACCGGTGTGGCCGCGTATCTGGTCTACGGCCTGGGCATGGCCTTGGTCGTCGGCGTGCTGGCAGTGACGGTCGCGCTCGCCGGTACGGCGTTCACAACTGGACTGCGGCGCGTATTGCCGTACGTACAGCGGATCGGCGGCGTGATCCTGGTGCTGGCCGGACTGTATGTCGCGTATTACGGCGTGTACGAGCTCCTGGTGTTCCACGGTGACCAACCGGCCAAGGACCCGATCGTAGACGCCGCCGCAGCGCTGCAGTCACAGCTCGCCGTGCTGGTCGACCAGATCGGGCCCTTGGCCGCGGTCATCGCGTTGGTCGTGCTGACCGGGTTGGGCCTATGGGCAGCTCGTGCCAGGCGCCGGTAG
- a CDS encoding ABC transporter substrate-binding protein, whose translation MRRIATLLAAALVLSACGTGTTPPGGAQAPATGETRTVKHAMGETKVPASPKRVVVLDTDKLDTMFSLGMTPVGAAQASQNTKVPTYLGQGFASVKAVGTTQEPDLDAIRALQPDLILGSKFRQEKFYDELTSIAPTVCTDKVGITWKENFLLDADALGKKAEAQGLLDKYTQRASSLKKTTQKVSIVRFMPDEIRVYGPESFSGIVLKDAGVPRTARQELADKSDKRFDKVSPERVQEVDGDVIFVSAYGEKAAQRQAEVTAGPLWGKLSAVAAGRTYVVDDEVWMLGIGVTAAGKILDDLQKHLA comes from the coding sequence ATGCGGAGGATCGCGACGCTGCTCGCCGCCGCGCTCGTGCTGAGCGCGTGCGGGACGGGCACGACCCCACCCGGCGGGGCGCAGGCGCCCGCAACCGGCGAGACCCGCACGGTCAAACACGCCATGGGCGAGACCAAGGTGCCCGCGTCACCGAAGCGCGTCGTCGTGCTGGACACGGACAAATTGGACACGATGTTCAGCCTCGGCATGACGCCCGTCGGCGCCGCGCAGGCCTCGCAGAACACCAAGGTCCCGACCTACCTCGGGCAGGGATTCGCCTCGGTCAAGGCGGTCGGCACGACGCAGGAGCCGGACCTCGACGCGATCAGGGCGTTGCAGCCCGACCTGATCCTCGGCTCGAAGTTCCGCCAGGAGAAGTTCTACGACGAGCTGACCTCGATCGCGCCGACGGTCTGCACCGACAAGGTCGGGATCACCTGGAAGGAGAACTTCCTGCTCGACGCGGACGCGCTGGGCAAGAAGGCCGAGGCGCAGGGGCTGCTGGACAAGTACACGCAGCGCGCGTCGAGCCTGAAGAAGACCACGCAGAAAGTCTCGATTGTCCGGTTCATGCCGGACGAGATCCGTGTGTACGGACCCGAGTCGTTCTCCGGGATCGTGCTGAAGGACGCGGGCGTGCCGCGCACCGCCCGGCAGGAACTGGCCGACAAGTCCGACAAGCGGTTCGACAAGGTGTCGCCGGAACGCGTGCAGGAGGTCGACGGCGACGTCATCTTCGTGTCGGCCTACGGCGAGAAAGCCGCGCAGCGCCAAGCCGAGGTGACCGCCGGACCGTTGTGGGGCAAGCTGTCCGCCGTCGCCGCAGGCCGCACGTACGTGGTCGACGACGAGGTGTGGATGCTCGGCATCGGCGTGACCGCCGCCGGCAAGATCCTCGACGACCTGCAGAAACACCTGGCCTGA
- a CDS encoding alpha/beta fold hydrolase, translating to MTLLRQALAVSTVALAATVTVPLSAQAATLEWGECEIPAVEGVQCARLKVPADWATGRGEFELPLARRTAPAGQRLGTIVYLPGGPGDSGVNQLRGGNKVTTAVAARFDVVTLDPRSNAVRCDPALASAPPDVNPDTGARLANVVEYSRKLAATCRQGTGDVLDHLDSRDVAKDVEAIRVAVGAKQVSLYSRSYGTLAAQAYAEMYPHRVRAVVLDSVFDHSLSGSQLLESSTRGVEDSFEAFTAWCAGAAECALHGKDAGAVFDDLYRQAEKGELTEPSEPGTRISPTELSWLTMRGWLYRPDWPGLADRLARLARILPAGTAPPKPSATSVFPMAAFCADHRLTFRDQRDWERQWAKLKTVAPHMRAHMVWQVASVCAGWPLPVTNPQTAARVRVPALLLNNRHDPATSWEWAAHVNRMIPRSVLLTRESAGHGVYFSAHNACADQATDRYFMQLELPAPGTSCP from the coding sequence ATGACTCTTCTCCGGCAAGCACTCGCAGTGTCCACAGTGGCCTTGGCTGCCACGGTCACCGTGCCGCTGAGCGCACAGGCGGCGACTCTGGAATGGGGCGAGTGCGAGATACCCGCTGTTGAGGGGGTGCAGTGCGCACGGTTGAAGGTACCGGCGGACTGGGCCACCGGCCGCGGCGAATTCGAACTGCCACTGGCTCGCAGGACCGCACCGGCAGGCCAGCGGCTCGGCACGATCGTCTACCTGCCGGGCGGGCCGGGTGACTCCGGCGTCAACCAGTTGCGCGGCGGCAACAAGGTGACCACCGCCGTGGCCGCCCGGTTCGACGTGGTGACGCTGGACCCCAGGAGCAACGCGGTGCGGTGCGACCCGGCGCTCGCGTCCGCGCCGCCGGACGTCAACCCCGACACCGGTGCGCGGCTGGCGAACGTCGTCGAGTACAGCCGGAAACTGGCGGCGACCTGCCGCCAGGGAACCGGTGACGTGCTGGATCACCTCGACAGCAGGGATGTGGCCAAGGACGTGGAGGCGATCCGCGTCGCGGTCGGGGCGAAACAGGTGTCGCTGTACAGCAGGTCCTACGGCACCCTGGCGGCCCAAGCGTACGCCGAGATGTACCCGCACCGGGTCAGGGCGGTGGTGCTGGACAGCGTTTTCGACCACAGCCTGTCCGGCTCGCAGCTCCTGGAGTCCTCCACGCGCGGCGTGGAGGACTCGTTCGAAGCGTTCACCGCGTGGTGCGCGGGCGCAGCGGAATGCGCGCTGCACGGCAAGGATGCCGGCGCTGTGTTCGACGACCTCTACCGGCAGGCCGAGAAAGGAGAACTGACCGAACCGAGCGAACCGGGCACGCGGATCAGCCCGACCGAGCTGTCCTGGCTGACCATGCGGGGCTGGTTGTACCGCCCGGACTGGCCGGGCCTCGCGGACCGGCTGGCCCGGCTCGCCAGGATCCTCCCGGCAGGCACCGCCCCACCGAAACCGTCCGCGACCTCGGTGTTCCCGATGGCAGCGTTCTGCGCGGACCATCGGTTGACCTTCCGCGACCAGCGCGACTGGGAGCGGCAGTGGGCCAAGCTGAAGACAGTGGCGCCGCACATGCGGGCCCACATGGTGTGGCAGGTCGCGTCGGTGTGCGCGGGCTGGCCGCTTCCGGTGACCAATCCGCAGACCGCAGCCCGCGTGCGGGTACCCGCGTTGCTGCTCAACAACCGGCACGACCCGGCCACCAGCTGGGAATGGGCGGCGCACGTGAACAGGATGATCCCGCGCAGCGTCCTGCTCACACGCGAAAGCGCAGGGCACGGCGTGTACTTCAGCGCCCACAACGCGTGCGCAGATCAGGCAACGGACAGGTATTTCATGCAGCTGGAACTACCGGCGCCTGGCACGAGCTGCCCATAG
- a CDS encoding nitroreductase family protein, translating into MKVRLSACGGLFWNNGHLVWDDYLDHRQFALADGAERVLRWCHDWRELESIRAAATDPGAGKSRYEVIAELFLKNNILVEHGSARHDRETAVLESWGSWGPLTRAFHFSTRFPRGVKFRTLDQQAADVHEKAASEPPPSSYKEYPGVPRIELLEWSDSWTGRDLMEALYKRRSCREFGDAPVSVTELAAVLQVAAGPIETSEVFQTARKTSPSGGGRHPTEIYACVRNVTGVEPGLYHYNGAAHELELIGPVLDDAELVEACATRSGSPVPV; encoded by the coding sequence ATGAAAGTCCGGTTGTCGGCGTGCGGCGGGCTCTTCTGGAACAACGGGCACCTCGTGTGGGACGACTATCTCGACCATCGCCAGTTCGCGCTGGCCGACGGCGCCGAGCGTGTCCTGCGGTGGTGCCACGACTGGCGGGAGCTGGAGTCGATCCGTGCCGCCGCAACGGATCCAGGCGCCGGCAAGAGCCGCTACGAGGTCATCGCCGAGCTGTTCCTGAAGAACAACATCCTCGTCGAGCACGGTTCTGCCCGGCACGACAGGGAAACGGCCGTTCTCGAGTCCTGGGGCAGCTGGGGACCGTTGACGCGGGCATTCCACTTCTCGACCAGGTTTCCGCGGGGTGTGAAGTTCCGGACGCTCGACCAGCAAGCAGCCGACGTGCACGAGAAGGCCGCGTCGGAACCACCGCCAAGTTCGTACAAGGAATACCCCGGTGTGCCGCGGATCGAGCTGCTGGAGTGGTCCGACTCGTGGACAGGACGCGACCTCATGGAAGCCCTGTACAAGCGCCGCAGCTGCCGGGAGTTCGGTGACGCTCCCGTGTCGGTCACGGAACTGGCGGCCGTCCTCCAGGTCGCAGCCGGGCCAATCGAGACGAGCGAGGTGTTCCAGACCGCCCGCAAGACCTCCCCGTCTGGCGGCGGTCGCCATCCGACGGAGATCTACGCGTGCGTGCGCAACGTAACCGGTGTCGAACCCGGTCTGTACCACTACAACGGCGCCGCCCACGAGCTGGAACTGATCGGTCCCGTGCTCGACGACGCCGAGCTGGTCGAGGCCTGCGCGACCAGGAGTGGGTCGCCGGTGCCGGTGTGA